Proteins encoded in a region of the Ruegeria sp. AD91A genome:
- a CDS encoding DUF1194 domain-containing protein — MIRWVITLGLAVLASPIKAEQCRLALALAMDISVSVDEAEDLLQRQGLAAALIAPDVQEAFFSSPMPVALAVYEWSGRSTQHVILNWLLIEDISDLLFASGQISDSVRSDTGSATAMGYALAFGSALMNQAPECLFQTIDLSGDGSNNDGYGPQIAYRHFPFQDVVVNGLVINAADFEGELYLIPFFENNVLHGPGAFLEVAQGFEDFERAMRKKLKRELSGMQIGALDEDSQ; from the coding sequence GTGATCCGGTGGGTCATAACACTTGGGTTGGCCGTCCTGGCCAGCCCGATCAAGGCTGAACAATGTCGTCTGGCCCTTGCACTGGCGATGGACATTTCAGTTTCGGTCGATGAGGCCGAAGACTTGCTGCAACGGCAGGGACTGGCCGCCGCGCTGATCGCACCCGACGTGCAAGAGGCCTTTTTCTCTTCTCCCATGCCGGTTGCCTTAGCTGTTTACGAATGGAGCGGACGTTCCACGCAGCATGTCATTTTGAATTGGTTGCTGATCGAAGATATTTCTGACCTGCTTTTCGCATCCGGTCAGATAAGTGATTCAGTACGATCGGATACCGGATCCGCGACCGCCATGGGCTATGCCCTTGCCTTCGGGTCCGCCTTGATGAATCAAGCACCCGAGTGCTTGTTTCAAACAATTGATCTGTCCGGGGATGGCTCCAACAACGATGGCTACGGGCCGCAGATAGCCTATCGGCACTTCCCCTTTCAGGACGTTGTGGTGAATGGTCTCGTGATCAACGCGGCTGATTTTGAAGGCGAACTCTATCTGATTCCCTTCTTTGAAAACAATGTCTTGCATGGTCCTGGCGCCTTTTTGGAAGTCGCTCAGGGGTTCGAGGATTTTGAACGGGCCATGCGAAAAAAGCTGAAACGGGAGTTGAGCGGTATGCAGATTGGTGCGCTCGATGAAGACTCACAATAA
- a CDS encoding VOC family protein: MALTYLHTMVRVKDLEKSMAFYELLGLKETRRYDSEAGRFSLVFMAPPGQEDAPIELTYNWDGDDDLPSDSRHFGHLAYGVDNIYEVCRHLQDNGVTINRPPRDGRMAFVRSPDNISIELLQNGDALEPKEPWISMESVGHW; encoded by the coding sequence ATGGCGCTGACATATCTTCACACCATGGTCCGCGTGAAGGATCTGGAAAAATCCATGGCGTTTTATGAACTTCTGGGCCTGAAGGAGACACGCCGCTATGACAGTGAAGCCGGGCGCTTTTCACTGGTTTTCATGGCCCCTCCGGGACAAGAAGACGCTCCGATTGAACTGACCTACAATTGGGACGGTGATGACGACCTGCCCAGCGACAGCCGCCACTTCGGCCACCTCGCTTACGGCGTCGACAACATCTACGAAGTTTGCCGGCACCTTCAGGACAATGGTGTTACGATCAATCGACCTCCGCGTGACGGTCGTATGGCCTTTGTGCGATCGCCCGACAATATCTCGATCGAGCTTCTGCAAAACGGCGATGCTCTGGAGCCCAAGGAACCTTGGATTAGCATGGAAAGCGTCGGCCACTGGTGA
- the thyX gene encoding FAD-dependent thymidylate synthase, which translates to MPLSADQQAEIEAQRAQSHPTRRVVSAGMEDHLYTAHQVLDHGFVRVIDYMGDDAAICQAARVSYGKGTKSVQNDEGLIRYLMRHWHSTPFEMCEVKLHVKLPVFVARQWIRHRTANVNEYSARYSILDREFYIPAPEHVAAQSEVNNQGRGSALEGEEAARVLDILKADSARCYDNYEAMISQGGQQGLARELARMNLPANIYTQWYWKVDLHNLFHFLRLRADPHAQFEIRVYADAMCKIVADWVPFAYKAFEDYRLGAVNLSAQMVESLRRMLAGDDVTQESSGMTAREWREFEEIIRK; encoded by the coding sequence ATGCCGCTGTCCGCTGACCAACAGGCCGAGATCGAAGCGCAACGTGCGCAATCGCATCCCACTCGTCGCGTCGTTTCAGCGGGAATGGAAGATCACCTGTATACCGCGCATCAGGTTCTGGATCACGGTTTTGTTCGCGTCATTGACTACATGGGCGATGACGCCGCTATCTGTCAGGCTGCACGTGTGTCTTACGGCAAAGGAACCAAATCAGTTCAGAATGACGAAGGTCTGATCCGGTATCTGATGCGGCACTGGCATTCGACCCCTTTCGAAATGTGCGAGGTCAAACTGCATGTGAAGCTGCCGGTCTTCGTGGCGCGGCAGTGGATTCGGCACCGCACGGCCAATGTAAATGAGTATTCGGCGCGGTATTCGATTCTGGATCGTGAGTTCTATATTCCCGCACCCGAACATGTCGCCGCCCAATCAGAGGTGAACAATCAGGGCCGTGGCTCGGCTCTGGAAGGGGAAGAGGCTGCACGTGTCCTGGACATCCTGAAGGCAGACAGTGCCCGGTGTTACGACAATTACGAGGCGATGATCAGTCAGGGCGGGCAGCAGGGTCTGGCACGTGAACTGGCGCGGATGAACCTGCCCGCAAACATCTATACGCAGTGGTACTGGAAGGTCGACCTTCACAACCTGTTCCACTTCCTGCGATTGCGCGCTGACCCTCATGCTCAGTTCGAAATCCGCGTCTACGCTGATGCGATGTGCAAGATCGTCGCCGACTGGGTACCATTTGCCTACAAGGCCTTCGAAGATTACCGCCTTGGTGCCGTCAACCTGTCCGCTCAGATGGTCGAAAGCCTGCGGCGCATGCTGGCGGGCGATGACGTCACACAGGAAAGCTCGGGTATGACGGCTCGAGAATGGCGCGAGTTCGAAGAGATCATTCGCAAATAG
- a CDS encoding cold-shock protein, whose amino-acid sequence MPTGTVKWFNTTKGYGFIAPDEGGKDVFVHISAVERSGLTGLADNQKVSYELEDGRDGRQMASDLKPL is encoded by the coding sequence ATGCCTACCGGCACCGTGAAATGGTTCAATACCACCAAAGGATATGGTTTTATTGCCCCTGATGAAGGGGGCAAAGATGTGTTTGTACATATCTCGGCCGTAGAACGGTCCGGCCTTACCGGACTCGCTGACAATCAGAAAGTCTCTTACGAGTTGGAGGACGGACGCGACGGTCGGCAAATGGCTTCTGATTTGAAGCCGTTGTAA
- a CDS encoding ArsC/Spx/MgsR family protein, translating to MRLYGLKTCDACRKALKTFPDAEFVDARSDGVPDSVLSQALAAFGDALLNTRSTTWRGLDDNQRAKTPLELLKEHPTLMKRPLIEKDGDLFLGWTAETRTQLGIS from the coding sequence ATGCGCCTTTATGGACTGAAGACTTGTGACGCCTGTCGCAAGGCATTGAAAACGTTTCCAGATGCAGAGTTTGTAGATGCCCGCAGCGATGGCGTGCCGGACTCTGTGCTGTCGCAAGCGCTTGCCGCCTTCGGCGACGCTTTGCTCAACACAAGGTCCACAACATGGCGTGGGTTGGATGACAACCAACGCGCGAAAACACCTTTGGAACTGTTGAAAGAGCACCCCACTCTGATGAAGCGTCCGTTGATCGAGAAAGACGGAGATCTGTTTCTGGGCTGGACAGCCGAAACACGAACGCAGCTTGGTATTTCTTGA
- a CDS encoding DoxX family protein: protein MTALISLHNNVLGKVDLASNWLTPTLARLVFVAVLLVYYWNSAMLKIDGSIFSPSAGAFGQIFPKAAEAVLYDVSQMTIFQRIVIFFGTVAEFVLPALLLVGLFTRLAALGMIGFIWVQTLVDVTGHGVKLGSLFDAAPSIMDQRTMWTFLMLVIVINGAGPISLDRILRLK, encoded by the coding sequence ATGACTGCCCTGATCTCACTTCACAACAACGTTCTGGGAAAGGTGGACCTTGCGTCCAACTGGCTTACACCAACGCTGGCGCGGCTGGTCTTTGTCGCCGTCCTTCTGGTCTATTACTGGAACTCGGCAATGCTGAAGATCGACGGTTCGATCTTTTCACCTTCGGCAGGTGCCTTCGGTCAGATTTTCCCCAAAGCAGCCGAAGCCGTACTTTATGACGTATCCCAAATGACAATCTTCCAACGTATCGTCATTTTCTTTGGCACGGTTGCAGAATTCGTCCTTCCTGCGCTGCTGCTTGTCGGTCTGTTCACCCGCCTGGCCGCCTTGGGTATGATCGGTTTCATCTGGGTGCAGACCCTGGTCGATGTCACCGGCCATGGCGTGAAACTGGGCAGCCTGTTCGACGCGGCGCCATCCATAATGGATCAGCGTACGATGTGGACATTCCTGATGCTGGTGATCGTGATCAACGGTGCGGGCCCCATCTCACTTGATCGGATCCTGCGTCTGAAATGA
- a CDS encoding DNA-binding domain-containing protein yields the protein MSVSQSEFRAAMMDASAPVPEGLLDAQAQPAGRRFSVYRNNIAVSLTEAMHQAFPVITKLLGSGNMDGLAGIFLRQHPPSSPLMMFYGEAFPEFLAGMQQLSHLGYLPDVARMELALRKSYHAADSQPAPAEALAVDPEQVMRARLRFAPAMRVIRSDWPIHAIWRFNTDADAPKPVARAEDVLITRPEFDPVAQLLPAGGADWITHIQGGDMIGEAFEKTAATQPEFDLGTTLALLLQGGALTSVTIERLET from the coding sequence ATGAGCGTTTCGCAATCCGAATTTCGCGCAGCCATGATGGATGCGTCAGCCCCTGTCCCCGAAGGTTTGCTGGACGCCCAGGCGCAGCCAGCCGGTCGTCGGTTCAGCGTCTATCGCAACAATATCGCCGTGTCCTTGACCGAGGCGATGCATCAGGCGTTTCCAGTCATCACCAAGTTGCTGGGCTCTGGGAATATGGATGGGCTGGCCGGGATATTTCTGCGCCAGCACCCGCCATCTTCACCGCTGATGATGTTCTACGGTGAAGCCTTTCCCGAATTTCTGGCTGGAATGCAGCAGCTATCGCATCTTGGTTACTTGCCGGATGTGGCGCGGATGGAACTTGCCTTGCGCAAGTCGTACCACGCCGCCGACAGCCAACCTGCCCCGGCAGAAGCTCTGGCCGTAGACCCCGAACAGGTCATGCGGGCCCGGTTGCGATTTGCCCCTGCTATGCGGGTGATACGTTCAGACTGGCCTATTCACGCGATCTGGCGCTTCAACACCGACGCCGACGCACCGAAACCGGTTGCACGAGCGGAGGATGTGTTGATCACACGCCCGGAATTCGACCCGGTTGCCCAGCTGCTGCCCGCTGGCGGAGCAGACTGGATAACCCACATACAAGGTGGCGACATGATCGGCGAAGCGTTTGAGAAAACCGCAGCGACGCAACCTGAATTTGACCTTGGAACCACTCTGGCACTGCTTCTACAGGGCGGTGCACTAACTTCTGTGACTATCGAAAGGCTGGAGACATGA